A stretch of Faecalibacterium duncaniae DNA encodes these proteins:
- a CDS encoding MATE family efflux transporter → MESSNQFLGTERIGKLMQKYAIPCIISLLVGALYNIVDQIFIANASYLGSYGNAANTVVFPLTVVALAIAVMIGDGCCAFVSISLGQNEVPKARRSVGNAVVMCLVSSIVLTAVYLIFANTILAMFGGTVNAETYHHSQEYFFYITLGIPFYMFGQAMNPIIRADGSPRFAMVSTLAGAVLNIILDPIFIFGFRWGMMGAAVATVIGQVVTAALAVWYLLHMKIIRPAWADLRLKGSICGRTLTLGMTSFLSQISLVAAMAAINNMIRKYGALDAVFGQEQYAQIPMAVVGIVMKFFQIVISIVVGMAAGCIPVVGFNMGAKKPARVKELFTKLLLAEAAVGVVALVLVELLPRQLIALFGAANESVYYTDFAVKSFRIYLCMIILACVNKACFIFLQAMGKAAESTALSMVREVVFGVGFALLLPRFFGLDGVLYSMPLSDILTFLIAGYLIHKTYHEFNYHIALDSGVIGIEKCAEIMESLV, encoded by the coding sequence ATGGAAAGTTCCAATCAATTTCTCGGCACGGAACGCATCGGAAAGCTGATGCAAAAGTATGCGATTCCGTGCATTATTTCTCTGCTGGTCGGCGCACTGTACAACATCGTGGACCAGATCTTTATTGCAAATGCCAGCTACCTCGGCTCCTACGGCAACGCCGCCAATACGGTCGTGTTCCCGCTTACGGTGGTGGCGCTGGCCATTGCCGTGATGATCGGTGACGGCTGCTGCGCCTTTGTCAGCATCAGCCTTGGCCAGAACGAAGTCCCCAAGGCAAGGCGGAGCGTTGGCAACGCGGTGGTGATGTGTCTGGTCAGCAGCATCGTTCTGACCGCTGTGTATCTGATCTTTGCAAATACCATTCTCGCCATGTTCGGCGGAACGGTCAACGCCGAGACCTATCATCATTCCCAAGAATATTTCTTCTACATCACGCTGGGTATCCCCTTTTATATGTTCGGGCAGGCCATGAACCCCATCATCCGTGCCGACGGCAGCCCCCGGTTTGCCATGGTGTCCACCCTTGCGGGTGCGGTGCTGAACATCATTCTGGATCCCATCTTTATCTTCGGCTTCCGCTGGGGCATGATGGGCGCGGCGGTGGCTACTGTGATCGGTCAGGTGGTCACCGCAGCGCTGGCAGTGTGGTATCTGCTGCACATGAAGATCATTCGCCCGGCGTGGGCTGACCTTCGGCTGAAGGGTTCCATCTGCGGCCGCACCCTGACCCTTGGCATGACCAGCTTTCTTTCTCAGATCAGCCTTGTTGCAGCCATGGCAGCCATCAACAACATGATCCGCAAATACGGCGCACTGGATGCGGTATTCGGGCAGGAACAGTACGCCCAGATCCCCATGGCGGTGGTGGGCATCGTGATGAAGTTCTTCCAGATCGTCATCTCCATCGTGGTGGGCATGGCAGCCGGCTGCATCCCCGTGGTGGGCTTCAACATGGGTGCAAAAAAGCCCGCCCGTGTGAAGGAGTTGTTCACGAAACTGCTGCTGGCAGAAGCCGCTGTCGGTGTGGTCGCACTGGTGCTGGTGGAGCTGCTTCCCCGGCAGCTCATCGCCCTGTTCGGTGCCGCCAATGAGAGCGTGTACTACACCGATTTTGCCGTGAAGTCCTTCCGCATCTACCTGTGCATGATCATTCTGGCCTGTGTCAACAAAGCCTGCTTCATCTTCCTGCAGGCCATGGGCAAGGCAGCAGAATCCACTGCCCTTTCCATGGTGCGTGAGGTGGTGTTCGGCGTGGGCTTTGCCCTGCTGCTGCCCCGGTTTTTCGGGCTGGATGGTGTGCTGTACTCCATGCCGCTGTCGGATATCCTGACCTTCCTGATCGCAGGCTATCTGATTC